From the genome of Odocoileus virginianus isolate 20LAN1187 ecotype Illinois chromosome 16, Ovbor_1.2, whole genome shotgun sequence, one region includes:
- the DTD2 gene encoding D-aminoacyl-tRNA deacylase 2 produces the protein MADSGRTPQARALLQQCLHARLQVRPAEGDVEAEWVEVQRGLVIYVCFFKGADKELLPKMVNTLLNVKLSETENGKHVSILDLPGNILIIPQATLGGRVKGRSMQYHCNSGKEEGLELYSQFVNLCKKELAANSKCAEAGVVVKHGTYGNRQVLKLDTNGPYTHLIEF, from the exons ATGGCTGACAGTGGCAGAACGCCTCAGGCCCGGGCCCTCCTGCAGCAGTGCCTGCACGCCCGGCTGCAAGTACGCCCGGCCGAGGGGGACGTCGAGGCCGAATGGGTGGAG GTTCAAAGAGGATTAGTGATCTACGTGTGCTTTTTCAAGGGAGCTGATAAAGAACTTCTTCCCAAAATGG TTAATACACTGTTAAATGTGAAATTAAGTGAAACAGAAAATGGCAAGCACGTCTCTATATTGGATCTACCTGGCAACATTCTTATCATCCCTCAAGCCACCCTTGGGGGTAGAGTAAAAGGAAGAAGCATGCAGTATCACTGTAACTCTGGAAAAGAAGAGGGATTAGAACTTTATTCCCAATTTGTGAATCTCTGTAAAAAAGAATTAGCTGCTAATAGCAAGTGTGCTGAAGCTGGGGTTGTCGTGAAACACGGTACTTACGGCAATAGGCAGGTATTAAAACTCGACACCAATGGACCGTACACACACCTAATTGAGTTTTAA
- the GPR33 gene encoding probable G-protein coupled receptor 33, whose product MDLTNSTDYLPNGSTLIRNRTHISTSASTVIVVVLLFMSFLIGTITNGLYLWVLKFKMKKTVNTLLYFHLILSYFISILFLPFLAISHLQDNHWSFGRATCKIFNSILYAAMFASVFFISAISVDRYLLTFHPVWSQLHRTPRWASSIILGFWIFAAALGMPYVVFRETYDDHKGRVTCQNNYAVSTNWDSKKMQTLRKWIHVACFSSRFLLGFLLPFLIITFCYERVAKKMKERGLLKSSKPFKVMMTAIVSFFVCWMPYHVYQGLLLTENRSLFFQLTLLLTVVTTTFNTVFSPTLYLFIGENFRKVFKKSVLVLFESTFSEDSSSERTENLNSEANT is encoded by the coding sequence ATGGACCTGACCAACTCTACTGATTACCTGCCCAATGGCTCTACTTTAATAAGAAACAGAACTCACATCTCAACTTCTGCCTCAACAGTGATTGTTGTAGTTCTTttgtttatgtcatttttaatTGGCACGATCACCAATGGTCTCTATCTATGGGTactaaaattcaaaatgaaaaagactgtCAATACTCTCTTATATTTTCATCTCATTCTCtcctattttatttcaatattatttttgccatttttggCCATCTCTCACCTTCAAGACAATCACTGGAGCTTTGGAAGGGCCACGTGCAAGATCTTCAACAGCATTTTGTATGCAGCAATGTTCGCCTCTGTCTTCTTCATCTCGGCCATCAGTGTTGATCGTTACCTTCTCACTTTTCACCCAGTGTGGTCACAACTGCATCGAACCCCACGCTGGGCTTCCAGCATCATCCTGGGATTCTGGATCTTTGCTGCTGCCCTTGGCATGCCCTATGTGGTTTTCAGGGAGACATATGATGACCATAAAGGAAGGGTGACCTGCCAAAACAACTATGCTGTGTCTACTAACTGGGACAGCAAAAAGATGCAAACATTAAGGAAATGGATTCACGTAGCCTGTTTCAGCAGCCGCTTCTTGCTGGGCTTCCTTCTGCCTTTCCTCATCATCACCTTTTGTTATGAAAGAGTAGCCAAAAAGATGAAAGAGAGGGGACTGTTGAAATCCAGCAAGCCCTTCAAAGTCATGATGACAGCGATTGTCTCCTTCTTTGTATGTTGGATGCCCTATCATGTATACCAAGGCTTACTTCTCACTGAAAACAGATCTCTGTTTTTCCAGTTGACTCTCTTACTCACAGTGGTAACTACTACCTTCAATACTGTGTTTTCTCCCACACTCTACCTCTTTATTGGGGAGAACTTTAGAAAAGTTTTCAAGAAGTCTGTTCTTGTTCTTTTTGAGTCAACATTCAGTGAGGATTCCTCGTCAGAAAGGACAGAAAACCTAAATTCAGAAGCCAACACGTAA